Within the Gossypium raimondii isolate GPD5lz chromosome 12, ASM2569854v1, whole genome shotgun sequence genome, the region CTTGAAGTGATTTATGCATATGATATGATTGATTTCTTCTTTATTGGATATGGGACTAGGATTGACTGGagatgaaaaagtgtgtatcaGGCAAAATCATTCTCAAATATTGTTGTTTTtctgatatttttcttattttaatggTGTGAAGTTGATGTCCTTTCTTTAGATGGATCTCATCCACTTTGGTTTCCCTTTATTCTTTTATGAAACTGATACTTTTGTTGTCAATTAAACTTTTTGACAAAGTTTGTGTTGCTAAGTTAAGGCTATTTAGAAGGTAGCTTGGAAAGAGCTAACTCTTAGGACTGATGCCTGTTGGTCTTCAAGTAGAATGAAGATGGTTTTTGTTAGATTCTATGTTGCTCAGATTCTTCATTTTGTTAGAAGCATTTGTATCCGACAAATATCGGGATATGGGTATGGGGATATAATCCTTCAATGACTAttcaaatacatggaaaaacttagGGGGGAAATGGGCATACTCCTGTCGGAATATACCCAATCTGACTCTCACACAAGAATCCAAGTAACATAGGTTGAATGAGTTAAGAAATTGGTAGAGAATGTAGGTTGAGGCTTCAGGTAATGTAGAATTTCAATTCAGCTATGATTGTCTGTTTTCCAAATAAGGGAAAATGACACACTTGAAGTTTAGCTGATTACACCGGTTGGGTTAATATAGTCTATTGTCTTTCTACTCATGCAAGTTTCGAGTGTTGCTGTCTTACCAAAGGAAGCTAAGCCAAATAAGATAGAATCACCATTGTGAATTCAGCCCTCATTAACCCCGAGTGTCACTGCCTTATTAATGGAAGCTAAGCCAATTAAGTTAGAATCACAATTGCAAATTCACTCCTTGTTAACCCCTTGACTAATAAAAAAAGATCagatttctttgtttttgtgtCCTGGATTAATCTATTCATTCAGTATTTATATACTTGGCATTTGGTGTTTTCTTCATGATTATTTGATTGGTTCTCTCTACTTTCTAAGGTCTTTAAATGTAGAACATTTGGGTTTTGCCCAAAGCAGATTGAGATTGAATTTCAGAATTTGCATGCTCGTCTGTTCTTTGGATTGTGTAACTTGTAAATGACTAGTTTTTTTACTGGTATCTTATAATATACGAAATGATAGTTTATATTTGCCTCTTATTTTGGGCATAAAGCAGACATATTAACATCAAAGTTCATGCCGGGTGGTTTAGACTTTGAGAGGTTTCCTTGTAGAATTTACGAAAAGATTGAAGTCTCTGTTTTTAGCATCCATGGGAATCATTTACCTGCAATTAGTTGATGATTTGAACTGAATCACATATAATAAAGCATTTATATGTGACTTGTTTATTTGTGTGTACAAGTTATTTGGATTGATGAAGAGGTTGGGCATGGGGAATTCCATGATGCTCAGACATGATCTTCAGTGATAATATCAAAACTTACCCTTAATTTCTGTCATCACTTGTATTTCCAGCACAGGCatgctaaatttttttctaagtttttcctATATATTTGGAAGATCCTACCTCCATATGGCTGTTCACGTGTATGTTAGGGATGAAAAAGCACTTTGGTTCTTGTTAACAACCTCTGGAAGATGAGCTTGAATTCTATTAGAATGAATCATGGTTATAcacataaaatacaaaatggtATGATATTGGTCGAAACTCTTTTATAGAGATGGGGTTAAGGCATTTAAGCACCAAAGTGACATTAAAAGCAGCCAACATTGAATCAATTTTAAAGTAGTCATATATATCCATTAGACTATTCAATGAAAACGTAACAGCTCTGATTTCTTTGTTGGTTACTAGTTTGTCTATATCCGGTGGTGCTTCACTGGATAAAATCTCTTGTGAACAACCACTAACCTTTGTGTCTGCAGTTCCAAGGATGAAGCATAACCAGCTGTAATTCCATTAATAAGTGTAGGGGCTTTTTCTAACAAACTGTAATTCCAGAAGTAAATGATCTCccgttatatttatatatgcatcACCCACCGGCACTCCCAGTGAATTATGTATTCAAAAGCCTTCAAATAAAGAAGCAATTAAGCATCGCTTTGTTGATATGTCTAAAACTCATGAAGTTGGAGAAGAAACCTGTGAAAACAATATGTATAATCATTTGTCATGTGATCTCTTTTAAAGctatttattaatattgtagATCTCCAACTATATCACCCTAAACCGCTCCAAATTTAATCCATTCACGTTTTAACTACCGATTTATTACACTTTTTCTTTATGCTAAAAAGTTGGATTGAATTCAAACCCTGTGTGATAATACTCTCAGTTCATCGACACCATGAAAGATCTATCCTTCTTCATTTTGAAGAACTCGGTTGGGGCCAAGATGAAGAAAGGGATTCGTAATTTTTGCAGTGGTGATGGCTCCACCTCCACTCTTAACCAAAACCGAACCGACCATGGCGGGGCCGGTATTATTACTTCGTCCGACTTGGTCGCTCCGCCATCGGTTGTTGCCTCGAACACCACGGCGCAAAGCCCTCCCACAACGTTGGAGGAGATGATCTTAAGGTTAGAGCTGGAAGAAGAGCTTGCTAGAAAATCAAAACTGAATGAATACTACAGTGAGAATTTTCGAGGTGGTCGGATGTCTTGCGTCAACAACTCCGACATACTACGGTCTGCAAGGAATGCATTGAATCAGTACCCTCGTTTTTCCCTCGACGGGAAAGATTCCATGTACCGATCATCGTTTCGAAACCCTGAAAAAATCAATGGAAGGAACTCGGTTTGCTGCGATCATGGATTGAGAGAAAGGTTTTACAAAGCTTCATGTTTGCCATCAACTTTGGGTGGCGAAACTGTGATTTGGTGCGAACCAGGAGTGGTGGCGAAGCTGATGGGATTGGAGGCGGTGCCGGTGACGATTAGTCGGAGAAAAGATCGGAGTAATAAAAAACTTGGTTCTGTGATAAAGAGACAGAATCTTCGGAGGAGAGGTGAGAGACATGAAATGGAGCGAAGAGTGGGCGTGGAAGAAGATTTCAAGAGAGGTAAGGTGGGTGGTTGTTCCAACACAGGCTACTGTGTGATGAAACCAGTTGTTGTTGGGGCAGCAAATGGTGAAGGTGGATGGCCAACCCGACGTTTCCTTTAGATTATGCCTTATCTAATCCGGGTTATAACATCTAATACCagttgttctcttatttatatcagaatatatagatatataactTTGGAAATCAATCTTCCTCTTTATTTATCtatagtttctttttctttcttttttccctaaACGATGACGGATTTTGTTACATTGTAAGATATGTCTGGCCAAAAAAAGATGCACTGCAATAACACACACTCTCTCTCCTCATTTATTGGAAAAACCTCAATTGTCATGTCATGGTGGATTAATTGGTGCAAGAATTCAACGCTTGATTGTAATCGgatttgttttacttaatacaaagaaattagtTGTATTAAGCCATTGATATTTGTGCGAATTAGACATTGTGATATCTTTGTAGATCAAGTACAAAATGTTCCCCTATTAGTTCACGGTGGCATCAGCCCCACTTTCGCTACACCTTTAAATTCTTCACTAATAAGATGAGATAGGTTATTcaattttagaatatttcaCTCAACCGTTAAATCTTTAACGGCAATTAACTTGTACACATCACGTCATGTTCACACatttattttggtcacctaaaaaatatattactttaataattgtcaaattgtacttgtttatccCCTTGccgaatgttttatttttttcaatattgaattttaaatttcaaaaattattgaaaaaaatttatcccTTGATAGTGTCGATcaatttttactataatattgaaattaattaatttagtctctttctaaatttttaattttattataaattttaaattttataaaataaaattttaaaatttagaaagaggttaatttaattaataattttacaataacaAATAGGTTAACATTATCAAAGGAAAAAATTTCTAACAATTTATGTAATTGATTTTTgtcttgaaatttaaattttaatattgaaaaaaaagaatttagaaTTTTGGCAATGTGATAAATAAGTACATTTGAcaatttttaatgcattttttttagtttctaccagtttttcactttaatcctttaaataataataattttttagtgaccaaaatgaaagcaacctaaaagttggatgaccaaaatgaaaatgtgaaCATGATATGGCGTGTATAGTTAACTATTGTTAGAGATTTAATGATTGCGCAACTAAAATGAAAGCGTCCTAAAAATTGAGTGATGAAATTGCAAGGATTTCATTTTAGGTGATTGAAAGCACCctaaaagttgggtgaccaacTAGATAGTTTACTCATAagaaatttacattattttctctttctttctattATACCCTTATTTGACTTGGACATGTTGCGACCTGAGAAGTGACTTAAGAAGTAACCATGGATGACCCTTCACCTTTCATTATTGACTAGTCATCCAATGACCAGCCACCTACATGCCTTGAACCATAAAGCCAATCATCTTGGGCCACCTGCTATTAATGGGTCTTCCATTAAGCTACCAGTTATTAGCAAGTACGCATTTGTCCCCAATAGAAGACCACTAAGGACCACCCTTGCTTGACGACAACCAACAAGAACAAACTTACCACCTAGTCAACCACACGACTGGGCCACCACTCGTACTATCAGTGACATGGCACCACCAGGCATAGGGGTCTTCCCCTTATAAAAGCCTTAGGCATGAGGATAAAAGGATCCATTCCCTTCCTTTAGCAACCTTAAGCATATTACCTAGCATAAAGTTTCCCTCTCCTATCCTTATCCCCTTCACTCCCCTTCTATACATTGACTCTCGCATGATTTAGGCGAATTGACCTCCTTATTGTCACCACCATCTCTTCTTGTTTCCTCCCTTGTTAAACACCAATATCAGCACTTTCTTTAATAATGGacctttaaattattttaaacaaattttatatttataaatgaataatttaaataataaaataatagattatAGAGAAtcaaaagtatattaaaatttatttataaaaaatatttaacaaatgaATTGTAAAGCGGTGAAGTGTTTATATAAAAATCCTTATGGATATTGGGTTTAATTCCAAcgtttgattctttttaagttgtagtttttagtttatataaacgtgtaagaataaaaatattgtaaaagtattaatttatttaaaatggctttaaattgatgttgaattGATTTAGGAAACTAAATTCAACAAGagattttataaatgaaagaaaaaataaaaataaaaataaaaatatatttataaaatgatttattaattaaattatagataGAACAGTAAAGTACTTATGATTAAACGCTCGTCATTTTGGATTCAatcagattttaaatttaaatattttatataaaaataataaaagataaaattattattatattgataatttcATGATCGAGTTGACTTAAGATATTAACCCAGTTAATCATGTTTCATACAACATAGAAacatatcattaaaaattaaaaatatttttatttaattttaattttttaagttattaaatgtgatgaaattaacaaataatattatcattttaataaacaaaaattatataatctataaaatattatgtaatattatataattaacaaTGGGCCGAGTGCGAAATGTTGAGGTCCGAACCCTTTTTCTTTGTACCAAGCCCGTTTTGTTGTCCAAACGGTGACGGATTCGGAAATCTTGGATTGGATGGATGGTTGAAGTGTGTGGGAAATTGAAAGCGTGCCGGGAAAAGTTTCATTTGCCTGGAAAATACCATCGGATCCGATTTTCCTGGAAAAGTAACTCATCGAacaattctctctttttctccaTATCGCCTTCACTTCAATCTCTTGCTAAAGCAGTTCCGATTTATGAATCGATTCATCCACCATATAAACTCAGCTACCTTCCGATGTAAGTCAAATCAATTGGActgaagaaattttaaaacattctgTTCTTTGAGCACATGGAAATGTTGCGAATTCGATTCAATCCAgttgaattatgttttctttcgttcaatgtttattgaaattaatctTCGAAATACTAATTGTTCGAAacaaatttgatgttcaatcttATTTTCAGGTCGCAAGAGGAGCTAGCCAAGCAAGCTATAAAGCACGCATTGAAGGCGCTTAAGAAACGACATTTAGTCGAAGAAGGGGCTCATGCTCCTGCTTATATTGCTCTTTCTCGGCCAATCATTTCCcaggttttctttctttttggggGGCTTATTTGATCGTTGACGATGTGTTAGTTGATAGTTATAAAAACAAATCTATCTGAAATTAGGAATTGGATGAATCTCTGAGTTTTCATTATAAAAGATAGCCGCTAAGCAAATAGCAATGTTAGGTTATTGGTGAATTTTGTTATAGGGTTCGGAATGGAAAGAGAAAGCTGAAAAATTGGAAATAGAACTTCAACAATGTTATAAAGCGCAATCAAGATTATCTGAGCAGCTTGTGGTGGAAGTAGCTGAATCCAGAACATTAAAGCTTTTCTACAAGAGAAAGAAACTGCAATGGCTGAATTGGAGAAGGAGTTGACCCAAACGAGGTTTGATGTATCCTTTATGGCTTGGCTTGCAAGGGTTGGATTTGGAGTTGATTTGAACATTGTTTATTAGGACAGAGATGAATACTCTCAACTGAAAACGGATTTTGAAGAAAAGCTTAGAGCGTTGGAATTAGTGTTGAGCGAGTGCAAGGAACTCAAAGCTCAACTAGAACAACTGACTATTAGAGCTACGAATGCAGAGGCTGAAAATAAGAGGTTAGTTGATCTTTGGATGCTTCAGAAGATGCAGGATGCTGAACGGCTTAATGAGGTATGGTATATTGTTTTCATAGCTACATGAAAACACAGAATAATGTATATATTGATCAGTTGTCTTTGAATGATGAAGAACTGGATTGTTATGTgcttaacaaataaaatatatcaagcATGTGACTCATTAAGAGGTAGTTCATGCAGTAGTTAAGTTAGAACATTATACAATTCTCACCATTGGCATTCTTTGggactttttcttttcaaaatttgatggaATAAAGGATCTTAGAACAAACATAAATTGAGAGTTGCATTCCCAATGGATTGCACAACACTTAAGAAAATGgaataacaaaaatgaaatggaaaagaGGGCCTGAAGGATTGTATTTAATCTTTAGGGTTTTGGTGAATATGGCCAATAAGCTATAAAATTAGGTAGTAATGTTTCGATGATTATATTTCTTACACTTCTTCTAGGTCCAATATTTTAGCATTCATTTAACTTATCACAGTTGATAGAATATTATGAGAAAAACTGTCACTCAGAATGGTATAGCTCAACAGTCTAAAGTTGAAATCAAAATGCCAAATATTTGTGGGgtatgaggtttggcttctgCCCCTTGATTTTGACAGAGCATAATACTTTTCAATTTGCCTGCTTTAGATAATTGATATTAGTGGTTACCTCTagttttcctttatttaatttaggcAAACGCACTCTATGAAGATATGACTGAGCGGCTTAAGGCTAGTGGTTTAGAGAAACTTGCTCGAGAGCAAGTAGATGGTATTGTCCGTAGAAGTGAAGAAGGTGCTGAGTTCTTTGTGGAATCAACTGTTCCCTCTGTTTGCAAAGACAGGATCAATGCTCATGATGGTGGTTGTGCTTCTATAATGTTTGAGTACAATTCAGTGGGGGGCAGGATCGATCTATTAAAATTTGGAATTCTAGCACTGGATCATTAAGTCATAGTCTTTTTGGCTGTCTTGTTTCTGTCCTTGATCTTGCAATTACACACGACAATAGATCCATAATAGCAGGAAGTAATTCAAACAACTTGTTTGTGTGGGATGTCACTTGGGACGTGTCCATCATACTCTCACCGGTCACACAGATAAAGTGTGTGCCGTAGATGTGAGCAAAGTTTCAAGTCGTCTTGTTGTGAGTTCAGCTTATGGTCGCACTATAAAAGTATGGGATTTGCAGAAAGGTTACTGCACTAACACAATAATATTTCACAGCAACTGCAACGTGCTTTGCTTCAGCGCGATGGACTGACTATATGTTCAGGTCACGTCGACAGGAATCTTCGTTTGTGGGATATCCAGACAGTAAAGTTGCTTAGTGAAGTTTCTGCACATTCACTTGCTATCACATCTCTCTCTCTGTCATGAAACGGAAATGTAGTATTGACTAGTGGCAGAGATAATTCACACAATTTATTTGATATCCGATCTTTGGAAGTTTTTGGTACATTCAGAGCAACCGGAAACAAAGTGGCATCAAACTGGAGTCGCTCATGTATTAGTCTGGATGACAATAATATTGCTGCAGGCTCTGCTGATGGGTCCATCTACATTTGGTCAATTTCCAAAGCTGACATAGTTAGCACTCTGAAGGAACATACTGCTCCCATCCTGTGTTGTACATGGAGTGCAATTGGAAAACCATTAGCCTCTGCTGATAAGAATGGGGTTGTCTGTACCTGGACATGATCCGCACGGGTTGCGCATGGAACAACTCAGAAAGCTGAAGTAGATGTTTGATACAGGTACATTCATTCTTTTTAAAGctttttcataaatttgaagATCTGTAGTCTCATACaaatgtctatatatatatatcaaacataAGCGTCGTAACATAGTTGAAGTGTAAATTATTCAATCATAATTATGAGAACGAAGTTGGAATCAGTTGGGTAGAATTTTAGAGTTCATCTTTGGGATAAAAGGAAGGTGTTGTAGGATTAGAGGAAGAGTTCTTGATGGGATATGAAGCTTCCATTGCTATACCACGGAGACCTTGTTTGTCTTTGATGCCACGTTCCATTCTTATGTAACCTTTCTCACCCCAATCAGGTCCCCATGAGTTCTTCACTATCCAATACTTAGTTCCATCAAGGGTTGTTCCATAGCCCACTGCTGCAACCCCATGGTTCTGCTCTATTCCACATTGTCCAGTGTATACCCCCTGCAGACCGaattttgctaaaatttattatgatattCATTTTTTCTGCAACTTTACAGAGGGATAAAAAATTTGTCCGAGATCTTTAAATCCTTAGTTTCCCATTCAACAAAGTATTGTAGATATAGTATACTTATATTACACTCAAATAGTCTTTTACTCTTTTAACCTGTGCCAAAATAAGTAGTTAGCATTTAACAATATCTAAATGAACTCTTAATATAAATCAACATTGTGGTTGAATATAAGAGCTTGTGTTGGtgaaaaatcaaaagagaaTGGTTTGATAGACTTATTTAAGAAAAGTGAAATAGTTCAAGAGTCCGTTTAACCTTTTAGCCTTTTAATACTTTTCTTCGGTTCCTCCATATATCAGATCTTGGGAATCTCATTGAGTACTCTAGTCACTGACCCCGAAAAATAAAGATATTCTGACCTCTACCTTGCCCACCCcacattttttcatttattatattaattttataaaactaaataTCTAGGGACAGGGTGAATTTAATCTAAAACCACCACCCACTTGACCCCAAAAACTTCAGATTCAGTTCCGAATCTGAGGGCTTGGGATATTTAGTCAACCCTACATTCAGATAAATTTACCTCCGAGTAGAATTGCAAATCCGTACCACCAGCATCAATGGCCACTGATACAGGCTGATTTGCAACTGCTTTACGCAGAGCCTCCTCATCATTAACCGGCACGTTCTCGTGCCCATCGATCGACACCACCGGAGAATTCTCCTACACAAAACGGTCAACAGCTTCGCACCGAGTTAAATCAAATCTTAAGATGAAGTATGTTTCCTTTTATCTTAATATTCATTTTACCTTGGAAACGTCGCAAGTGCCTTGTTTAGCGGCGTAAGGATAATGAATCTCTGAAGTGATCCCACCCTTCTTGTTGATGAAATCAAATGCAATGTCCATTAAACCTCCATTGCACCCTTGATTTTCTTCAGTGTCACAGTCTATCAACTCTTGCTCTGATAAGGACACTAATTTATTCGtctttatttgattaattcCTTCAACTGCTACAACACTTGAAAATGCCCAACAGCTACTTGTTAACACTTACTCCAcatgtaaacatatatatatgactagCATCAACAGGAGAGGTTAACAATTTTAGGATCGCAACACTAGGAGAGAAGCGGTTTTTTTTCTGCTTATCCCGATTTTAGCTCAACTTCTATCTATCTATATACTCAAAATCTTACTCAAATtcgattttatttaagattttatctctgactctaaaaatatatatattcaatctTGTTCCAAGATGCAAAGTGTTACTTGAtgctttatattatattaatttacaaaattaaatcaaattcatgTGATAGATCTTGTAAAAGTTAAGGCATGctagttaaaatatataaaaaatagttacaaaattaaaagagagtTATTTTAGTGAATATTTTGAGACATGTTAGTGTATCTAAAATCATCGTTTAATCAAAAGTTGAggccatttttaaaataataataaaaaatc harbors:
- the LOC105764765 gene encoding LOW QUALITY PROTEIN: vignain (The sequence of the model RefSeq protein was modified relative to this genomic sequence to represent the inferred CDS: substituted 1 base at 1 genomic stop codon): MKTVNAVLSVVVAMALVLGIAESFDFHDKDLASEESLWDLYERWRSHLMVSRSLDEKHKRFNVFKQNVKHVLHTNNDNKPYKLKLNKFADMTNHEFRNAYASSKIRYHRMFQGTPRGTRSFMYENVNNVPTSVDWRKRGAVTAVKDQGHXVLTSSCWAFSSVVAVEGINQIKTNKLVSLSEQELIDCDTEENQGCNGGLMDIAFDFINKKGGITSEIHYPYAAKQGTCDVSKENSPVVSIDGHENVPVNDEEALRKAVANQPVSVAIDAGGTDLQFYSEGVYTGQCGIEQNHGVAAVGYGTTLDGTKYWIVKNSWGPDWGEKGYIRMERGIKDKQGLRGIAMEASYPIKNSSSNPTTPSFYPKDEL
- the LOC105764764 gene encoding autophagy-related protein 16 — translated: MVEVCGKLKACREKFHLPGKYHRIRFSWKSNSSNNSLFFSISPSLQSLAKAVPIYESIHPPYKLSYLPMSQEELAKQAIKHALKALKKRHLVEEGAHAPAYIALSRPIISQGSEWKEKAEKLEIELQQCYKAQSRLSEQLVVEVAESRTLKLFYKRKKLQWLNWRRS
- the LOC105764762 gene encoding uncharacterized protein LOC105764762, encoding MKDLSFFILKNSVGAKMKKGIRNFCSGDGSTSTLNQNRTDHGGAGIITSSDLVAPPSVVASNTTAQSPPTTLEEMILRLELEEELARKSKLNEYYSENFRGGRMSCVNNSDILRSARNALNQYPRFSLDGKDSMYRSSFRNPEKINGRNSVCCDHGLRERFYKASCLPSTLGGETVIWCEPGVVAKLMGLEAVPVTISRRKDRSNKKLGSVIKRQNLRRRGERHEMERRVGVEEDFKRGKVGGCSNTGYCVMKPVVVGAANGEGGWPTRRFL